Proteins from a single region of Chryseobacterium sp. T16E-39:
- a CDS encoding YggS family pyridoxal phosphate-dependent enzyme: MKEDLLHNLEIIQNRIRNACVKSGRNPNEVKLLLATKTVSADRIKTALENGQTLIGENKVQELKEKYEDLKEVPHTNHFIGHLQTNKIKDILKYDVSCIQSVDRLELAEKLHERLLFENKTIEVLIQVNTSNEDSKFGVHPDHAIELIKKVSGLNTIKIKGLMTIGLFSAETEKVRQCFKILKNLQQEIILQTIPHVEMKELSMGMSGDLETAIEEGSTIVRVGTAVFGTRIYPDSHYWNEGTI; the protein is encoded by the coding sequence ATGAAAGAAGACCTTCTCCATAATTTAGAAATCATTCAGAACAGGATAAGAAATGCCTGTGTAAAATCAGGCAGGAACCCCAATGAGGTAAAATTATTATTAGCAACAAAAACAGTATCTGCCGATCGGATAAAAACAGCACTGGAAAACGGTCAGACCTTAATCGGTGAAAACAAAGTTCAGGAGCTCAAAGAAAAATATGAAGATCTAAAAGAAGTTCCACACACAAACCATTTTATCGGCCATCTGCAAACCAATAAAATCAAAGATATTTTAAAATATGATGTTTCCTGTATACAGTCTGTAGACCGCCTGGAACTGGCAGAAAAACTACACGAAAGACTCCTCTTTGAAAATAAAACCATAGAGGTCTTAATTCAGGTAAATACTTCTAACGAAGACAGCAAATTTGGAGTTCATCCTGATCATGCAATTGAATTGATAAAAAAGGTGTCCGGATTGAATACAATAAAAATAAAAGGACTGATGACAATCGGCCTGTTCAGTGCAGAAACGGAGAAAGTAAGACAATGCTTTAAAATCCTTAAAAACCTGCAACAGGAAATTATCCTTCAAACTATTCCACATGTTGAAATGAAAGAGCTTTCTATGGGAATGAGCGGAGATCTGGAGACTGCCATTGAAGAAGGGTCTACTATCGTCCGTGTAGGAACTGCTGTTTTTGGAACCAGGATCTATCCTGACAGCCATTACTGGAATGAAGGAACAATCTAA